The Hippoglossus hippoglossus isolate fHipHip1 chromosome 2, fHipHip1.pri, whole genome shotgun sequence genome includes a region encoding these proteins:
- the LOC117774449 gene encoding SLAIN motif-containing protein 1-like isoform X2, which translates to MEVLPAAGLPELDCNSNCLPAELEVRKLQQLVRRLELQNEQLRASGCSGGPSPGFGLGSSGAFRLHGPLLALRCLPSAGSLSPPEEPFEYFQPHGAGDGASEPGEDEAEPSVLDELELLDLEVLCCPEEEETWLYASSKAVELGDDSLTPLQWCRHVLDRPKSEVEAARRSLSLRLEQVSRWRSSLSSPSHSSPGPPLSRVAGVSPIRAPPCSTPLSSNRHAPSLSSPLHHVLHRTLSPVGKEFSPLAERTPTFVPHLANSILRCAALSPQSSMDSDLGASEDDSITLHGYKLHDLTDVQVMARLQEESLRQDYASTSSTLANRRSQSFTFQLSQLSAGQDLEEEDEEDDEDYGLLPPPQPRLTRLPHSHTFSSMRDWRRSTTSLSTPPSTPSTPPLPSAGFAFQPLAPSQLQGLGAGSFCTAEPHGFRPGSDKLRRSMPNLVRAPSMPSVPIPTNPSASPCLLRNSLSFDSSSGLARLQSSIPSPGQLQNRVQSVGNFSSLSRQPLKATAYVSPTIKGSASTSLQPPSGSSGSNSWSNSGIPLFSKSAAGGGTPTSTPGTPRSSLPRPASFVGATSSNPRSKVAQPARSLLTPPKSLSTLSALRDGTWRDGCY; encoded by the exons ATGGAGGTGCTGCCGGCCGCGGGGCTGCCGGAGCTGGACTGTAACAGCAACTGTCTGCCGGCGGAGCTGGAGGtgaggaagctgcagcagctggtccGGAGGCTGGAGCTGCAGAACGAGCAGCTGCGGGCGAGCGGCTGCTCCGGCGGCCCGTCCCCGGGCTTCGGGCTCGGGAGCTCCGGGGCGTTCCGCCTGCACGGCCCGCTGCTCGCCCTGCGGTGCCTCCCGTCCGCCGGGTCGCTCTCGCCCCCGGAGGAGCCTTTCGAATACTTCCAGCCGCACGGAGCCGGGGACGGAGCCTCAGAACCGGGGGAGGACGAAGCGGAGCCGTCGGTGCTGGacgagctggagctgctggacctGGAGGTTCTGTGCTgcccggaggaggaggagacgtg GTTGTACGCGTCGTCGAAGGCCGTGGAGCTCGGAGACGACTCCCTCACTCCTCTGCAGTGGTGCCGGCACGTTCTGGACCGACCCAAGTCCGAGGTGGAGGCCGCCCGACGGTCGCTGTCGCTGCGACTGGAGCAAG TCTCTAGGTGGCGTAGCAGCTTGTCCAGCCCCTCCCACTCCTCCCCAGGCCCTCCCCTCAGTCGAGTGGCCGGCGTGTCTCCCATCAGAGCCCCCCCCTGCTCCACGCCCCTGTCGTCTAATCGCCACG ctccttccctctcctccccgcTCCACCATGTTCTCCATCGGACGCTGAGTCCCGTGGGGAAGGAGTTCTCTCCCCTCGCTGAGCGCACCCCCACCTTCGTCCCTCATCTGGCCAATTCAA TCCTGAGATGCGCGGCGCTCAGTCCCCAGTCGTCCATGGACAGTGACCTCGGTGCCTCGGAGGACGACTCCATCACTCTGCACGGATACAAACTGCACGACCTCACCGACGTGCAGGTCATGGcccggctgcaggaggaga GTCTAAGGCAGGACTACGCCAGCACGTCGTCCACCCTCGCCAACCGCCGCAGCCAGAGCTTCACCTTCCAGCTCAGCCAGCTCAGCGCCGGCCAagacctggaggaggaagacgaggaggacgaCGAAGACTACGGCCTCCTGCCCCCGCCGCAGCCGCGCCTCACCCGCCTGCCGCACTCCCACACCTTCTCCAGCATGCGAGACTGGCGAAGAAGCACCACGTCCCTGTCCACCCCTCCTTCCACGCCCTCCACGCCGCCGCTCCCTTCCGCCGGGTTCGCCTTTCAGCCTCTGGCCCCGTCCCAGCTCCAGGGACTGGGAGCGGGCAGCTTCTGCACAGCCGAGCCTCACGGCTTCCGACCAGGATCAG ataAACTGCGGAGGAGCATGCCTAACCTTGTCAGAGCTCCCAGCATGCCGAGTGTGCCCATTCCGACCAATCCCAGCGCTTCCCCTTGTTTGCTTCGTAACAGCCTGAGTTTTGATTCGTCCAGCGGTCTGGCTCGCCTGCAGTCCTCCA TCCCCTCCCCTGGCCAACTTCAAAACAGGGTCCAGAGCGTGGGGAATTTCTCCTCCTTGTCCCGGCAGCCGCTGAAGGCCACGGCGTACGTCAGCCCCACCATCAAGGGCTCGGCCTCCACCAGCCTCCAGCCTCCGAGCGGCAGCAGTGGGAGTAACAGCTGGAGTAACAGCGGGATCCCTCTGTTCAGCAAATCGGCCGCCGGAGGGGGCACGCCCACCTCCACGCCGGGCACTCCCCGCAGCAGCCTGCCCCGCCCCGCCTCCTTTGTGGGCGCCACGAGTTCCAACCCCCGCAGCAAGGTGGCGCAACCAGCACGAAG TTTACTGACGCCTCCAAAGAGCTTGTCCACCCTCAGTGCCCTTCGTGACGGCACCTGGAGAGACGGCTGCTACTGA
- the LOC117774449 gene encoding SLAIN motif-containing protein 1-like isoform X1, protein MEVLPAAGLPELDCNSNCLPAELEVRKLQQLVRRLELQNEQLRASGCSGGPSPGFGLGSSGAFRLHGPLLALRCLPSAGSLSPPEEPFEYFQPHGAGDGASEPGEDEAEPSVLDELELLDLEVLCCPEEEETWLYASSKAVELGDDSLTPLQWCRHVLDRPKSEVEAARRSLSLRLEQVSRWRSSLSSPSHSSPGPPLSRVAGVSPIRAPPCSTPLSSNRHAPSLSSPLHHVLHRTLSPVGKEFSPLAERTPTFVPHLANSILRCAALSPQSSMDSDLGASEDDSITLHGYKLHDLTDVQVMARLQEESLRQDYASTSSTLANRRSQSFTFQLSQLSAGQDLEEEDEEDDEDYGLLPPPQPRLTRLPHSHTFSSMRDWRRSTTSLSTPPSTPSTPPLPSAGFAFQPLAPSQLQGLGAGSFCTAEPHGFRPGSGEFENKLRRSMPNLVRAPSMPSVPIPTNPSASPCLLRNSLSFDSSSGLARLQSSIPSPGQLQNRVQSVGNFSSLSRQPLKATAYVSPTIKGSASTSLQPPSGSSGSNSWSNSGIPLFSKSAAGGGTPTSTPGTPRSSLPRPASFVGATSSNPRSKVAQPARSLLTPPKSLSTLSALRDGTWRDGCY, encoded by the exons ATGGAGGTGCTGCCGGCCGCGGGGCTGCCGGAGCTGGACTGTAACAGCAACTGTCTGCCGGCGGAGCTGGAGGtgaggaagctgcagcagctggtccGGAGGCTGGAGCTGCAGAACGAGCAGCTGCGGGCGAGCGGCTGCTCCGGCGGCCCGTCCCCGGGCTTCGGGCTCGGGAGCTCCGGGGCGTTCCGCCTGCACGGCCCGCTGCTCGCCCTGCGGTGCCTCCCGTCCGCCGGGTCGCTCTCGCCCCCGGAGGAGCCTTTCGAATACTTCCAGCCGCACGGAGCCGGGGACGGAGCCTCAGAACCGGGGGAGGACGAAGCGGAGCCGTCGGTGCTGGacgagctggagctgctggacctGGAGGTTCTGTGCTgcccggaggaggaggagacgtg GTTGTACGCGTCGTCGAAGGCCGTGGAGCTCGGAGACGACTCCCTCACTCCTCTGCAGTGGTGCCGGCACGTTCTGGACCGACCCAAGTCCGAGGTGGAGGCCGCCCGACGGTCGCTGTCGCTGCGACTGGAGCAAG TCTCTAGGTGGCGTAGCAGCTTGTCCAGCCCCTCCCACTCCTCCCCAGGCCCTCCCCTCAGTCGAGTGGCCGGCGTGTCTCCCATCAGAGCCCCCCCCTGCTCCACGCCCCTGTCGTCTAATCGCCACG ctccttccctctcctccccgcTCCACCATGTTCTCCATCGGACGCTGAGTCCCGTGGGGAAGGAGTTCTCTCCCCTCGCTGAGCGCACCCCCACCTTCGTCCCTCATCTGGCCAATTCAA TCCTGAGATGCGCGGCGCTCAGTCCCCAGTCGTCCATGGACAGTGACCTCGGTGCCTCGGAGGACGACTCCATCACTCTGCACGGATACAAACTGCACGACCTCACCGACGTGCAGGTCATGGcccggctgcaggaggaga GTCTAAGGCAGGACTACGCCAGCACGTCGTCCACCCTCGCCAACCGCCGCAGCCAGAGCTTCACCTTCCAGCTCAGCCAGCTCAGCGCCGGCCAagacctggaggaggaagacgaggaggacgaCGAAGACTACGGCCTCCTGCCCCCGCCGCAGCCGCGCCTCACCCGCCTGCCGCACTCCCACACCTTCTCCAGCATGCGAGACTGGCGAAGAAGCACCACGTCCCTGTCCACCCCTCCTTCCACGCCCTCCACGCCGCCGCTCCCTTCCGCCGGGTTCGCCTTTCAGCCTCTGGCCCCGTCCCAGCTCCAGGGACTGGGAGCGGGCAGCTTCTGCACAGCCGAGCCTCACGGCTTCCGACCAGGATCAG GAGAATTTGAGA ataAACTGCGGAGGAGCATGCCTAACCTTGTCAGAGCTCCCAGCATGCCGAGTGTGCCCATTCCGACCAATCCCAGCGCTTCCCCTTGTTTGCTTCGTAACAGCCTGAGTTTTGATTCGTCCAGCGGTCTGGCTCGCCTGCAGTCCTCCA TCCCCTCCCCTGGCCAACTTCAAAACAGGGTCCAGAGCGTGGGGAATTTCTCCTCCTTGTCCCGGCAGCCGCTGAAGGCCACGGCGTACGTCAGCCCCACCATCAAGGGCTCGGCCTCCACCAGCCTCCAGCCTCCGAGCGGCAGCAGTGGGAGTAACAGCTGGAGTAACAGCGGGATCCCTCTGTTCAGCAAATCGGCCGCCGGAGGGGGCACGCCCACCTCCACGCCGGGCACTCCCCGCAGCAGCCTGCCCCGCCCCGCCTCCTTTGTGGGCGCCACGAGTTCCAACCCCCGCAGCAAGGTGGCGCAACCAGCACGAAG TTTACTGACGCCTCCAAAGAGCTTGTCCACCCTCAGTGCCCTTCGTGACGGCACCTGGAGAGACGGCTGCTACTGA